Sequence from the Peromyscus maniculatus bairdii isolate BWxNUB_F1_BW_parent chromosome 11, HU_Pman_BW_mat_3.1, whole genome shotgun sequence genome:
GCTCCTGAGAAAGTGTAGACGGACTGAGCTCTTCCCTGTGGCTGGCCCGGCCCCACTCGACTCACTCTCGATGCTGTTGTTGTTGAGGTACAGGTGTTCCAGCTTGTTGTTGATGGCCGGCACGTTGCTGATCTTGTTGTGCGACAGGTGGAGCACCAGCAAGTTGGAGATGTTGAAGGAGTTCTTGGGGAGCCCTCGGTCCGACAGCTTGTTGTAGTTCATGCGGATGAAGGCAAGGTTGGGGAAGGCCTTGAAATATCCACTGGGGATGGTCTCAATCTTGTTGCTGTCCAGGTAGAGCTGGTGAATGGCCGTGGGGACCTTGGGTGGCATCTTTCTCAGGATGTTGTGGGCCAGATTGAGCTGCATGAGGTTCTTGAGGCCCTGGAAGGTGTCGGCCTTGAAGACACCATCACTCAGCCGATTGTGCTGCAGATCCAGGAGCAGCAGGTTCTCGAGCTTGCTGAACACACCCGGCGGGATCCTGGAGATGTGGTTCTGGCTCAGCCTCAGCTGTTCCAGGTTCCGGGGCAGAGCTGAGGGCACCTCTTCCAGCTGGTTCTTCTCCATGTAGAGGAATACCAGGCCGGGGAGCTTCTCCAGCACTCTCTGGTCCACCTTGCGGATCCGGTTGTTGTCCAGGTTGATCCACCTCAGGCCGGTGGCGTTCTTGAAAGACTCCAGAGGGAGCTCCGTGATGAAGTTGTTCTGCAGGTAAAGGTAATGGATGCGGGGCGGGATGATGGGGACCTTGCGAAGGTTTCGGCTGTCACAGTAGAGGGCTGATGGGAAGTCAGGGGGGCAGTAGCATTCCCGAGGACAGTCAGGGAAGACAGATGGAGGGccaggagggaggggtggaggcaggtCTGTAGGCTCTGCTGGCTCGTGGGGCTGAGGAAAGCTGGGTGTGGGCCTTGGCTTGGGTTTCCGCCGAGCCCCCGGTTTTGGTCTTGTTGGTTGGCCCTGGGCCACTGAGGCCAAGATGaggagaagtgggaggagccagaagagggatgCCCTCATGATCCAGGTGATGTACCTGCAGGGAGGAAATGGAATAATTAGCCTGCTGGGCCTCAGGAATAGAAGGCATGcttctgggctggaaagatggctcagaggtta
This genomic interval carries:
- the Prelp gene encoding prolargin; this translates as MRASLFWLLPLLLILASVAQGQPTRPKPGARRKPKPRPTPSFPQPHEPAEPTDLPPPLPPGPPSVFPDCPRECYCPPDFPSALYCDSRNLRKVPIIPPRIHYLYLQNNFITELPLESFKNATGLRWINLDNNRIRKVDQRVLEKLPGLVFLYMEKNQLEEVPSALPRNLEQLRLSQNHISRIPPGVFSKLENLLLLDLQHNRLSDGVFKADTFQGLKNLMQLNLAHNILRKMPPKVPTAIHQLYLDSNKIETIPSGYFKAFPNLAFIRMNYNKLSDRGLPKNSFNISNLLVLHLSHNKISNVPAINNKLEHLYLNNNSIEKINGTQICPNNLVAFHDFSSDLENVPHLRYLRLDGNFLKPPIPLDLMMCFRLLQSVVI